Proteins from a genomic interval of Rosa chinensis cultivar Old Blush chromosome 2, RchiOBHm-V2, whole genome shotgun sequence:
- the LOC112188258 gene encoding photosynthetic NDH subunit of subcomplex B 1, chloroplastic produces MATTSLLPKSLSPFLTNTPSFPSTRFTKLSFLNPLDHPHCHKGPNLHTTHAKKKNPWLDPFDDGADPDMEYGSLFVDGKQDEDDRPPENPDNPYGFLKFPMGYSVEVASLALKVRGDVRRCCCVVSGGVYENLLFFPVVQLLKDRYPGVQVDIVASARGKQTYELNKNVRWADVYDPDEHFPEPADYTDMVGLLKGRYYDMVLSTKLAGIGHASFLFMTTARDRVSYIYPNVNAAGAGLFLSETFTPNTTNLSEGGYNMYHQMVDWLARPSKTVPQQPVPPLKVSISKKLKQVVESKYKNAGVNKGKYIVIHGLESDSKASMQSKGDTDSLLSIQVWDAIASGLREFRPLFVIPHEKERENVEEVVGDDASIVFITTPGQLAALINDSAGVITTNTAAIQLANARDKPCIALFGSEEKGKLFIPNAEQKNCVIVSSKTRRLKDIDIEAVKTAIPIFNMSLALV; encoded by the exons ATGGCTACAACTTCTCTGCTTCCCAAATCCCTCTCACCATTTCTCACAAACACACCATCATTCCCCTCAACTCGCTTCACCAAGCTCTCATTCTTGAACCCGTTAGATCACCCCCATTGCCACAAAGGACCAAACCTTCACACTACACATGCCAAGAAGAAGAACCCATGGCTTGATCCCTTTGATGATGGAGCAGACCCCGACATGGAATATGGCTCTCTTTTTGTCGATGGGAAGCAAGATGAGGACGATAGACCGCCCGAAAACCCGGATAACCCATACGGGTTTTTGAAGTTCCCAATGGGGTACAGTGTGGAAGTTGCTTCACTGGCATTGAAAGTGAGGGgggatgttaggaggtgttgttGTGTGGTTTCAGGTGGTGTATATGAAAATTTGCTGTTCTTTCCAGTTGTTCAACTTCTTAAGGATCGGTATCCGGGTGTTCAAGTTGATATAGTGGCGTCTGCTAGAGGGAAGCAGACTTATGAGTTGAATAAAAATGTGAGATGGGCTGATGTCTATGACCCTGATGAACATTTTCCTGAACCAGCTGACTATACCGACATGGTTGGACTTCTTAAG GGTAGGTACTATGACATGGTTTTATCAACAAAGCTAGCTGGGATTGGCCATGCTTCTTTCTTGTTCATGACAACAGCCCGAGACAGAGTCAGCTATATTTATCCAAACGTAAATGCTGCAGGAGCCGGATTGTTTCTATCTGAAACATTTACACCAAATACTACGAATCTCTCCGAAGGTGGATATAACAT GTATCACCAGATGGTTGATTGGTTGGCCCGGCCATCCAAGACTGTGCCACAGCAACCTGTGCCCCCACTTAAAGTATCAATCTCAAAGAAGCTAAAGCAGGTTGTAGAGTCAAAATATAAGAATGCAGgagtaaataaaggaaaatatattgtGATTCATGGGTTAGAATCAGATTCGAAAGCCTCAATGCAGTCCAAGGGGGATACTGATAGCTTGCTATCCATCCAAGTGTGGGATGCAATAGCCAGTGGTTTAAG GGAATTCAGGCCACTTTTTGTTATCCCACatgagaaagaaagggaaaatgtGGAAGAAGTAGTTGGAGATGATGCCAGCATTGTGTTCATAACAACCCCTGGGCAG CTCGCTGCTCTTATCAATGACTCAGCCGGTGTTATAACTACAAATACTGCAGCTATCCAACTAGCAAATGCTCGCGATAAGCCCTG CATTGCATTATTTGGCTCCGAAGAGAAAGGAAAACTCTTTATCCCTAATGCAGAACAGAAAAACTGTGTCATTGTGTCTTCCAAGACTAGAAGATTAAAGGATATTGACATTGAAGCAGTAAAAACTGCAATTCCAATATTCAATATGTCCCTAGCTTTAGTCTAA